Proteins encoded by one window of Ictidomys tridecemlineatus isolate mIctTri1 chromosome 7, mIctTri1.hap1, whole genome shotgun sequence:
- the Atg9a gene encoding autophagy-related protein 9A, protein MAQFDTEYQRLEASYSDSPPGEEDLLVHVAEGSKSPWHHIENLDLFFSRVYNLHQKNGFTCMLIGEIFELMQFLFVVAFTTFLVSCVDYDILFANKMVNHSLHPTEPVKVTLPDAFLPAQVCSARIQENGSLITILVIAGVFWIHRLIKFIYNICCYWEIHSFYLHALRIPMSALPYCTWQEVQARIVQTQKEHQICIHKRELTELDIYHRILRFQNYMVALVNKSLLPLRFRLPGLGEAVFFTRGLKYNFELILFWGPGSLFLNEWSLKAEYKRGGQRLELAQRLSNRILWIGIANFLLCPLILIWQILYAFFSYAEVLKREPGALGARCWSLYGRCYLRHFNELEHELQSRLNRGYKPASKYMNCFLSPLLTLLAKNGAFFAGSILAVLIALTIYDEDVLAVEHVLTTVTLLGVTVTVCRSFIPDQHMVFCPEQLLRVILAHIHYMPDHWQGNAHRSQTRDEFAQLFQYKAVFILEELLSPIVTPLILIFCLRPRALEIIDFFRNFTVEVVGVGDTCSFAQMDVRQHGHPQWLSGGQTEASVYQQAEDGKTELSLMHFAITNPGWQPPRESTAFLGFLKEQVQRDGAAAGLAQGGLLPENALFTSIQSLQSESEPLSLIANVVAGSSCRGPPLPRDLQGSRHRAEVASALRSFSPLQPGQAPTGRAPSTMTGSGVDARTASSGSSVWEGQLQSLVLSEYASTEMSLHALYMHQLHKQQTQAEPERHVWHRRESDESGESAPEEGGEGARASQPIPRSASYPCATPRPGAPETTALHGGFQRRYGGITDPGTVPRAPSHFSRLPLGGWAEDGQPASRHPEPVPEEGSEDELPPQVHKV, encoded by the exons ATGGCGCAGTTTGACACTGAATACCAGCGCCTGGAGGCATCTTATAGCGATTCCCCTCCAGGGGAGGAGGACCTGTTGGTGCATGTTGCTGAGGGAAGCAAAT CACCTTGGCACCACATCGAAAACCTTGACCTCTTTTTCTCTCGA GTTTATAATCTTCATCAGAAGAATGGCTTCACGTGTATGCTCATTGGGGAGATCTTTGAGCTCAT GCAGTTTCTCTTTGTGGTTGCCTTCACTACCTTCCTGGTTAGCTGTGTGGACTATGACATCCTATTTGCCAACAAGATGGTGAACCACAGTCTTCACCCTACTGAGCCCGTCAAGGTCACTCTGCCAGATGCCTTTTTGCCTGCCCAAGTCTGCAGTGCCAG GATACAGGAAAATGGCTCCCTTATTACCATTCTGGTCATTGCTGGTGTCTTCTGGATCCACCGACTTATCAAATTCATCTATAACATTTGCTGCTATTGGGAGATCCACTCCTTCTACCTGCATGCTCTGCGCATTCCCATG TCCGCCCTGCCCTATTGCACGTGGCAGGAAGTGCAGGCCCGGATTGTGCAGACCCAGAAAGAGCATCAGATCTGTATCCACAAGCGTGAGTTGACAGAGCTGGACATCTACCACCGCATCCTCCGTTTCCAGAACTACATGGTGGCACTGGTGAACAAATCCCTTCTCCCCCTGCGCTTCCGCCTGCCTGGCCTTGGAGAGGCTGTCTTCTTTACCCGTGGCCTCAAGTACAACTTTGAGCTGATCCTGTTCTGGGGACCTGGCTCTCTGTTTCTCAATGAATGGAGCCTCAAGGCTGAGTATAAACGTGGGGGACAACGGCTAGAGCTGGCTCAGCGCCTCAGCAACCGCATCCTGTGGATTGGCATTGCCAATTTCCTGCTCTGCCCCCTTATCCTCATCTGGCAGATCCTCTATGCCTTCTTCAGCTATGCTGAGGTGTTGAAGCGCGAGCCAGGGGCCCTGGGAGCACGCTGTTGGTCACTGTATGGCCGCTGCTACCTCCGCCACTTCAACGAGCTGGAGCATGAGCTACAATCCCGCCTCAATCGTGGTTACAAACCTGCCTCCAAATACATGAATTGCTTTTTGTCACCTCTGCTGACACTGTTGGCCAAGAATGGTGCCTTCTTTGCTGGCTCCATCCTGGCTGTGCTTATTGCCCTCACCATCTATGATGAAGATGTATTGGCTGTGGAGCATGTCCTCACCACCGTCACACTCCTGGGAGTCACGGTGACCGTGTGCAG GTCCTTCATCCCAGACCAGCATATGGTGTTCTGCCCTGAGCAGCTGCTCCGTGTGATCCTCGCTCACATCCACTACATGCCTGACCACTGGCAGGGTAATGCCCACCGCTCGCAGACCCGGGACGAGTTTGCCCAGCTCTTCCAGTACAAGGCA GTTTTCATCTTGGAGGAATTGCTGAGCCCCATTGTCACACCCCTCATCCTCATCTTTTGCTTGCGCCCACGGGCCCTGGAGATTATAGACTTCTTCCGCAACTTCACCGTGGAGGTGGTTGGTGTTGGAGATACCTGCTCCTTTGCTCAGATGGATGTTCGCCAGCACGGTCACCCCCAG TGGCTATCTGGTGGGCAGACAGAAGCCTCAGTGTACCAGCAAGCTGAAGATGGAAAGACAGAGTTGTCACTCATGCACTTTGCTATCACCAACCCTGGCTGGCAGCCACCACGTGAGAGCACAGCCTTCCTAGGCTTCCTCAAGGAACAGGTTCAGCGGGATGGAGCAGCTGCTGGCCTTGCACAAGGAGGTCTGCTCCCTGAGAATGCCCTTTTTACATCCATCCAGTCCTTACAATCCGAGTCTGAG ccCCTGAGCCTTATTGCAAATGTGGTAGCTGGCTCATCCTGCCGGGGCCCCCCACTGCCCAGAGACCTGCAGGGCTCCAGGCATAGAGCTGAAGTTGCCTCTGCCCTGCGCTCCTTCTCCCCTCTGCAGCCTGGGCAGGCTCCCACAGGCCGGGCTCCCAGCACCATGACAGGCTCTGG GGTGGATGCCCGGACAGCCAGCTCCGGAAGCAGCGTATgggaaggacagctgcagagccTGGTGCTGTCAGAATACGCATCCACGGAGATGAGCCTGCATGCCCTCTATATGCACCAG CTCCACAAACAGCAGACCCAAGCTGAACCTGAGCGGCATGTGTGGCACCGCCGGGAAAGTGATGAGAGTGGAGAGAGTGCCCCTGAAGAGGGGGGAGAGGGCGCCAGGGCCTCTCAACCTATCCCTCGCTCTGCCAGCTATCCCTGTGCTACACCCAGGCCTGGAGCACCTGAGACCACTGCCCTGCATGGGGGCTTCCAGAGGCGCTATGGGGGCATCACAG ATCCTGGCACAGTGCCCCGGGCTCCTTCTCACTTTTCCCGCCTGCCCCTTGGAGGGTGGGCTGAAGATGGGCAGCCAGCATCAAGGCACCCGGAGCCTGTGCCCGAGGAGGGCTCAGAGGATGAGCTTCCCCCTCAGGTGCACAAG GTATAG